From a single Streptomyces liliifuscus genomic region:
- a CDS encoding branched-chain amino acid ABC transporter permease, translated as MNELPQQLVNGLLLGSMYGLVAIGYTMVYGIVQLINFAHGEIFMTGAFGALTVYLYVLPNGTTMWIALPLMLVGAIFVAVTVAVGAERFAYRPLRTAPRLAPLITAIGLSLALQQAVWAWYPNAKSARTFPQIEGGPFEIGSVTIQTGDVFLFVAAPISMAVLAYFVMKTRTGRGMQATAQDPDTAKLMGINTDRIIVVAFALGAAFAAVGGLAYGLKYGQIDFRMGFILGLKAFTAAVLGGIGNIYGAMIGGVVLGLAETMATAYIADVPGMSQLGGQSWANVWAFVLLILVLLFRPQGLLGERVADRA; from the coding sequence GTGAACGAACTGCCGCAGCAGCTGGTCAACGGCCTGCTACTGGGATCCATGTACGGGCTGGTCGCCATCGGCTACACGATGGTCTATGGCATCGTCCAGCTCATCAACTTCGCCCACGGCGAGATCTTCATGACCGGGGCCTTCGGCGCGCTCACGGTCTATCTGTACGTACTCCCCAACGGCACCACCATGTGGATCGCCCTGCCGCTCATGCTCGTCGGCGCCATATTCGTCGCCGTCACCGTCGCAGTCGGAGCGGAACGGTTCGCCTACCGCCCCCTGCGCACCGCACCACGCCTGGCCCCCCTCATCACCGCCATCGGCCTCTCCCTGGCCCTCCAGCAGGCGGTATGGGCCTGGTACCCCAACGCCAAGTCGGCGCGGACCTTCCCGCAGATCGAAGGCGGCCCCTTCGAGATCGGCAGCGTCACCATCCAGACCGGTGATGTCTTCCTCTTCGTCGCGGCCCCCATCAGCATGGCCGTCCTCGCCTACTTCGTCATGAAGACCCGGACCGGACGCGGCATGCAGGCCACCGCGCAGGACCCGGACACCGCCAAGCTCATGGGCATCAACACCGACCGCATCATCGTGGTCGCGTTCGCCCTCGGCGCCGCGTTCGCCGCCGTCGGAGGCCTCGCCTACGGCCTCAAGTACGGCCAGATCGACTTCCGCATGGGCTTCATCCTCGGCCTCAAGGCCTTCACCGCCGCCGTCCTCGGCGGCATCGGCAACATCTACGGAGCCATGATCGGCGGCGTCGTCCTCGGCCTCGCCGAGACCATGGCCACCGCCTACATCGCCGACGTCCCCGGCATGTCACAGCTCGGCGGCCAGTCCTGGGCCAACGTCTGGGCCTTCGTACTC
- a CDS encoding branched-chain amino acid ABC transporter substrate-binding protein has protein sequence MRQRSLIAITAALAAGALTLTACGSRDEDGGGSDSNGGGTTVVIGVDAPLTGDLSALGLGIKNSVDLAAKTANKEKTVEGVTFKVEALDDQAQPSSGQQNATKLVADKDVLGVVGPLNSSVAESMQKVFDDAKLVEVSPANTNPALTQGTKWNGGEKARPYKSYFRTATTDAIQGPFAAQYVYNDAKKKSVYVIDDKKTYGAGLAATFTDEFKKLGGKVVGTQHIDPDTKDFSAVATQVKSSGADVVYYGGEYPQAGPLSKQIKAAGAKIPLVGGDGIYSADFIKLAGASGTGDLATSVGAPVEDLPSAKEFVASYKAAGYKEAYEAYGGYSYDSAWAIIEAVKKVVEDNDGKLPDDARAKVTEAMQGVTFDGVTGKVAFDEYGDATNKQLTVYSVEGGTWKAVKSGTYTG, from the coding sequence GTGCGTCAACGTTCGCTCATCGCCATCACCGCCGCGTTGGCGGCGGGAGCACTCACCCTCACCGCCTGCGGCTCGCGCGACGAGGACGGCGGCGGTTCGGACTCGAACGGCGGTGGCACCACCGTCGTCATCGGCGTCGACGCCCCGCTGACCGGCGACCTCTCCGCGCTGGGCCTCGGAATCAAGAACTCCGTGGACCTCGCCGCCAAGACGGCCAACAAGGAGAAGACCGTCGAAGGCGTCACCTTCAAGGTCGAGGCCCTCGACGACCAGGCGCAGCCCTCCTCGGGCCAGCAGAACGCCACCAAGCTGGTCGCCGACAAGGACGTCCTCGGTGTCGTCGGCCCGCTGAACTCCTCGGTCGCCGAGTCCATGCAGAAGGTCTTCGACGACGCCAAGCTCGTCGAGGTCTCCCCCGCCAACACCAACCCGGCCCTGACCCAGGGCACGAAGTGGAACGGCGGCGAGAAGGCCCGCCCGTACAAGTCGTACTTCCGCACCGCGACCACGGACGCCATCCAGGGCCCGTTCGCCGCGCAGTACGTCTACAACGACGCCAAGAAGAAGAGCGTCTACGTCATCGACGACAAGAAGACCTACGGTGCCGGCCTCGCCGCCACCTTCACCGACGAGTTCAAGAAGCTCGGCGGCAAGGTCGTCGGTACGCAGCACATCGACCCCGACACCAAGGACTTCTCCGCCGTCGCCACGCAGGTGAAGAGCTCCGGTGCCGACGTCGTCTACTACGGCGGCGAGTACCCGCAGGCCGGCCCGCTCAGCAAGCAGATCAAGGCCGCGGGCGCCAAGATCCCGCTCGTCGGCGGTGACGGCATCTACAGCGCCGACTTCATCAAGCTGGCCGGCGCCAGCGGCACCGGCGACCTCGCCACCTCGGTCGGCGCGCCCGTCGAGGACCTCCCCTCCGCCAAGGAGTTCGTCGCCAGCTACAAGGCCGCGGGCTACAAGGAGGCCTACGAGGCGTACGGCGGCTACTCCTACGACTCGGCCTGGGCGATCATCGAGGCCGTGAAGAAGGTCGTCGAGGACAACGACGGCAAGCTTCCGGACGACGCCCGCGCCAAGGTCACCGAGGCCATGCAGGGTGTCACCTTCGACGGAGTGACCGGCAAGGTCGCCTTCGACGAGTACGGCGACGCCACCAACAAGCAGCTCACCGTCTACTCCGTCGAGGGCGGGACCTGGAAGGCGGTCAAGTCCGGCACCTACACGGGCTGA
- a CDS encoding Tat pathway signal sequence domain protein: MSGVGPVEPGEGTRAWDTVEPAPRLLPGSPRERLTSLYARRRRVVLASATAVAVVAGGGYLFATRPHDPPPPEAPYPSQAVTVTYLGTEGPPADAPSRSFSFAVQVTAQSGPTITIVRISQPYATLSLTSVPRPPFRTKPGFGHKIVVTMHVTECANVPSNAALPFLDVTLRNTRAIEDHSFILGERYAHDLSGALQVACSNDSRSSPKR, from the coding sequence TTGAGCGGCGTCGGTCCGGTCGAGCCGGGCGAGGGCACGCGCGCGTGGGACACCGTCGAACCGGCCCCGCGACTCCTCCCCGGGTCCCCGCGCGAGCGTCTGACCAGCCTGTACGCGCGGCGTCGCCGTGTCGTGCTCGCCTCCGCCACCGCGGTCGCCGTCGTCGCGGGCGGCGGCTACCTCTTCGCGACCCGGCCCCACGATCCGCCACCGCCCGAAGCGCCCTACCCGTCCCAGGCGGTGACCGTCACCTACCTCGGCACGGAGGGCCCGCCCGCAGACGCTCCCAGCAGAAGCTTCAGCTTCGCGGTGCAGGTCACCGCGCAGTCCGGACCCACGATCACCATCGTGCGCATCTCGCAGCCCTACGCGACCCTCTCGCTGACATCGGTCCCACGCCCGCCGTTCCGGACCAAGCCCGGTTTCGGCCACAAGATCGTCGTCACGATGCATGTCACGGAATGCGCGAATGTGCCGTCAAACGCCGCTCTGCCTTTCCTGGACGTAACTCTGCGTAATACGCGTGCAATAGAAGACCACAGCTTCATCCTGGGTGAGCGATATGCGCACGACCTCTCAGGAGCCCTGCAAGTAGCCTGCAGCAACGACTCCCGGTCATCACCAAAACGGTAG
- a CDS encoding PaaI family thioesterase, protein MGEQHHAKFPQEVIDEYAALGVDLVAMFSAGHLGTRMGVQVVEASADRVVGTMPVEGNTQPYGLLHGGASAVLAETLGSVGAMLHGGSSKIAVGVDLNCTHHRGARSGLVTGVATPLHRGRSTATYEIVISDEDGKRVCSARLTCMLRDVNPSDAARVNATN, encoded by the coding sequence ATGGGCGAGCAGCACCACGCGAAGTTCCCGCAAGAGGTCATCGACGAGTACGCGGCGCTCGGCGTGGACCTGGTCGCCATGTTCTCCGCCGGACACCTCGGCACGCGCATGGGCGTCCAGGTCGTCGAGGCCTCCGCGGACCGCGTGGTGGGCACCATGCCGGTCGAGGGCAACACCCAGCCGTACGGGCTCCTGCACGGCGGCGCCTCCGCCGTGCTCGCCGAGACACTCGGCTCGGTCGGCGCCATGCTGCACGGCGGCAGCTCCAAGATCGCCGTCGGCGTCGACCTGAACTGCACCCACCACCGGGGCGCCCGTTCCGGCCTGGTGACCGGAGTGGCCACGCCCCTGCACCGGGGCCGCTCGACGGCCACGTACGAGATCGTGATCAGTGACGAGGACGGCAAGCGGGTGTGCAGCGCGCGGCTGACGTGCATGCTGCGCGATGTGAATCCGAGCGACGCGGCGCGCGTCAACGCGACGAACTGA
- a CDS encoding FdhF/YdeP family oxidoreductase has product MAGKPPQSDPVQDAPQVAGPKHAAAGLPAVGHSLRMAQQQMGVKRTALTLLRVNQKDGFDCPGCAWPEPEHRHTAEFCENGAKAVAEEATLRRVTPDFFAAHTVADLATRSGYWLGQQGRLTQPMYLAEGADHYEAVPWERAFDIVAEELTGLDSPDEALFYTSGRTSNEAAFLYQLFAREFGTNNLPDCSNMCHESSGSALNETIGIGKGSVLLEDLYKADLIIVAGQNPGTNHPRMLSALEKAKTGGARIITVNPLPEAGMERFKNPQTPQGMFKGAALTDLFLQIRIGGDQALFRLLNKLILDTEGAVDERFVGEHTHGYEEFAEAARAADWDETLTATGLTREQIDEALRMVLASERTIVCWAMGLTQHKHSVPTIREVVNFLLLRGNIGRPGAGVCPVRGHSNVQGDRTMGIFERPAPAFLDALEKEFGFAPPRGHGYDVVRAIRAMRDDKAKVFFAMGGNFVSASPDTEVTEAAMRRARLTVHVSTKLNRSHAVTGARALILPTLGRTERDLQGSGEQFVTVEDSMGMVHASRGRLEPASEHLLSEPAIVARLARRVLGDGSRTPWEEFEKDYATVRDRIARVIPGFEDFNARVADPNGFALPHAPRDERRFPTATGKANFTAAPVEYPRLPKGRLLLQTLRSHDQYNTTIYGLDDRYRGIKNGRRVVLVNPEDARELGLADGSYTDLVGEWKDGVERRAPGFRVVHYPTARGCAAAYYPETNVLVPLDATADTSNTPASKSVVVRLEQSAAN; this is encoded by the coding sequence ATGGCCGGCAAGCCGCCCCAGAGTGATCCGGTTCAGGACGCGCCGCAGGTCGCCGGCCCGAAGCACGCCGCCGCCGGACTGCCCGCGGTCGGGCACAGCCTGCGCATGGCCCAGCAGCAGATGGGTGTGAAGCGCACGGCGCTGACGCTGCTGCGGGTCAATCAGAAGGACGGCTTCGACTGCCCCGGCTGTGCCTGGCCCGAGCCGGAGCACCGGCACACGGCGGAGTTCTGCGAGAACGGCGCGAAGGCGGTGGCCGAGGAGGCCACCCTGCGCCGTGTGACCCCGGACTTCTTCGCCGCGCACACGGTCGCCGATCTCGCGACCCGCAGCGGCTACTGGCTGGGCCAGCAGGGCCGTCTCACCCAGCCCATGTATCTCGCGGAGGGCGCCGACCACTACGAGGCGGTGCCCTGGGAGCGCGCCTTCGACATCGTCGCCGAGGAGCTCACTGGCCTCGACTCCCCCGACGAGGCGCTGTTCTACACCTCGGGGCGCACGAGCAACGAGGCGGCGTTCCTGTACCAGCTGTTCGCCCGCGAGTTCGGCACGAACAACCTGCCGGACTGCTCCAACATGTGCCACGAGTCGTCGGGTTCCGCACTCAACGAGACGATCGGCATCGGCAAGGGCAGCGTCCTCCTGGAGGACCTCTACAAGGCCGACCTGATCATCGTCGCCGGGCAGAACCCGGGCACGAACCACCCGCGCATGCTCTCCGCCCTGGAGAAGGCGAAGACGGGCGGCGCGAGGATCATTACGGTGAACCCGCTACCCGAGGCGGGCATGGAGCGCTTCAAGAACCCGCAGACCCCCCAGGGCATGTTCAAGGGCGCCGCGCTCACCGACCTGTTCCTGCAGATCCGCATCGGCGGCGACCAGGCCCTCTTCCGCCTCCTGAACAAGCTGATCCTCGACACGGAGGGTGCCGTCGACGAGAGGTTCGTCGGCGAACACACCCACGGCTACGAGGAGTTCGCCGAGGCCGCCCGCGCCGCCGACTGGGACGAGACGCTCACCGCGACGGGCCTCACGCGCGAGCAGATCGACGAGGCCCTGCGCATGGTCCTCGCCTCCGAGCGCACCATCGTCTGCTGGGCGATGGGGCTCACCCAGCACAAGCACTCCGTGCCGACCATCCGCGAGGTCGTCAACTTCCTTCTGCTGCGCGGCAACATCGGCCGCCCGGGCGCGGGCGTGTGCCCGGTGCGCGGTCATTCGAACGTGCAGGGCGACCGCACGATGGGCATCTTCGAGCGCCCCGCGCCCGCTTTCCTGGACGCCCTGGAGAAGGAGTTCGGCTTCGCCCCGCCGCGCGGACACGGCTACGACGTCGTACGGGCCATCCGCGCGATGCGTGACGACAAGGCGAAGGTCTTCTTCGCGATGGGCGGCAACTTCGTGTCGGCCTCGCCCGACACCGAGGTCACCGAGGCGGCCATGCGCCGCGCCCGCCTCACCGTGCACGTGTCGACGAAGCTCAACCGCTCGCACGCCGTCACGGGCGCGCGCGCCCTGATCCTGCCGACCCTCGGCCGCACCGAGCGCGATCTGCAGGGCAGCGGCGAGCAGTTCGTGACCGTCGAGGACTCCATGGGCATGGTGCACGCCTCACGCGGGCGCCTCGAGCCCGCGAGCGAGCACCTGCTGTCCGAGCCCGCCATCGTGGCCCGCCTCGCCCGCCGCGTCCTCGGCGACGGATCCCGCACGCCCTGGGAGGAGTTCGAGAAGGACTACGCGACCGTCCGCGACCGCATCGCGCGGGTGATCCCGGGCTTCGAGGACTTCAACGCGCGCGTGGCCGACCCGAACGGCTTCGCCCTGCCGCACGCCCCGCGCGACGAGCGACGCTTCCCCACCGCCACCGGCAAGGCCAACTTCACGGCCGCGCCCGTCGAGTACCCGAGGCTCCCGAAGGGCCGGCTCCTTCTGCAGACGCTGCGCTCGCACGACCAGTACAACACCACGATCTACGGCCTGGACGACCGCTACCGGGGCATCAAGAACGGCCGGCGGGTCGTCCTCGTCAACCCCGAGGACGCCCGCGAGCTCGGCCTCGCCGACGGCTCGTACACCGATCTGGTCGGTGAGTGGAAGGACGGCGTGGAGCGGCGCGCCCCCGGCTTCCGGGTCGTGCACTACCCGACGGCCCGCGGATGCGCGGCCGCGTACTACCCGGAGACGAACGTCCTGGTGCCGCTGGACGCCACCGCCGACACCAGCAACACGCCCGCCAGCAAGTCCGTCGTCGTACGTCTGGAACAATCGGCAGCCAACTGA